The Ignavibacteriota bacterium genome includes the window GGAATACCAGGCCGCCGTCGCCGGCGTGTACGACGAGATGGAGGCGAAGCTCGCCGAGCGCCAGGGCACCGAAGCTCGCATCGCGCAGCTCGAAGCGACGCTGCCGCTCGTCACCGAGGAAGCCGAAGCGAACAGAAAGCTCATGGGCACGGGCATGGTACCGCGCGTGAAATGGCTCGAGCTCGAACGTCAACGCATCGAGCAGCAACAGGAGCGGGACGTGCAGCGCCATCAGCGCCGCATGATCGAGTCGACGCTAGGCGCACTCCAGCAGAAGCTCGCGGTCACCGCCGCGCAATATCGCAATCGCTGGATGGCAGAGCTCGACGACGCCGAGACGAAGCGCGCCGCCTACGACGAGGAAATCGCGAAAGCCGAGCGCAAGCTCGAGCTGCAGACGCTGCGCGCACCGCTCGCCGGCACCATCCAGCAGCTCGTCGTCCACACGGTCGGCGGAGTGGTCACCGAAGCGCAACCGCTGATGCTGCTAGTGCCGGACGATACACCCGTCGAAGTGGAAGCGATGGTGCCGAACAAGGACATCGGCTTCGTGCGCGAAGGGCAGGAGGCCGTGGTTAAGATCGAGACATTCAACTTCACGAAATACGGTTCCGTGCGCGGCAAGGTGCGGAGGGTCTCTCACGACGCCGTGGCCGACGAGAAGCGCGGCTTGGTATACACCGCGCACGTCGTGCTAATGGCGACGACGATGATGATCGACGGGAACGATGTCGCGCTGGCGCCGGGGATGGCGGTGACTACGGAATTGAAGATGGGAACGCGGACGGTGATCGAATTCCTATTGAGCCCGTTGCTGAGGTACCGACAGGAAGGTGGGAGGGAAAGATGATATCTAACGCACTTGCTACTGTGAACAAGCCCGGAACGCATCGGGTCGAGGCTGCACTCTATCTAACGTCGTTTCGTGATCGCGCTCATGCCGAATGCGCTTCGCTAGAACGTTTCGTGAGCGGAGCAATAATGTTTGCTCTGACATTATGTTCGAACGATGTAATGCCGCTTGAATGTCGATCCAACGTCGGTGCGCCAAACTGCAAGAATTTCGGGTTCCTGTCCTATGTGCTGACCTCATTGCGCCGCCATTGTTCGATGTGCGATCAGTTTTTTGCGAATCGATTGGACCGAATCGTTCTTCAAACATTTTATCCGCAGACTATCGCGCACATGTTTAATGCAGATACGTCTGAAACGATTCTTGCGAATCCCATCGCACAGAAACTCATTGCGTCGCGCTCCAAGAGGCGGCAATGAACATCGACAGTAGCCCGCTAAACCTCGCGCCCGGGATGGCGGTCAGTGCTGAAATAAAGACGGGGAAGCGGCGACTTATCGAGTTTTTGTCGAGTCCGTTGCTCAAGTACAAGCAGGGGGATGTGAGAGAGTCATGGTTAAGCCACGGTGTTCCTTCGTTATGGGTTTTGTTTGGCGTTGCGGCCTCGTCAATTCCGCGCAATCGCTTTCGCTTGCCTTACTGCTGATTGCTAATTTGGCGATTTCGGCGGACGAGGTTAAAGAAAGAGGTGGCCCCGCGTAGTTG containing:
- a CDS encoding HlyD family type I secretion periplasmic adaptor subunit; amino-acid sequence: IVGVAPGKIVPSGRTKTIQPLERSVVSAIHVADGQHVKADEVLVELDPTASLADRARLVKEQEAVVLDQLRLAALVAAVDTTVKAATVPDMRTGSIPPAATSFASAGVGIAQAEIAREQAQLRQQFEEYQAAVAGVYDEMEAKLAERQGTEARIAQLEATLPLVTEEAEANRKLMGTGMVPRVKWLELERQRIEQQQERDVQRHQRRMIESTLGALQQKLAVTAAQYRNRWMAELDDAETKRAAYDEEIAKAERKLELQTLRAPLAGTIQQLVVHTVGGVVTEAQPLMLLVPDDTPVEVEAMVPNKDIGFVREGQEAVVKIETFNFTKYGSVRGKVRRVSHDAVADEKRGLVYTAHVVLMATTMMIDGNDVALAPGMAVTTELKMGTRTVIEFLLSPLLRYRQEGGRER